TTCCCGGTCCCGTTGCTTTCTGAAGCAGTAATTAAACAGGACATCttgcataaaagaaaaaggagcTAATACCTTTGATTTCACAAGACAAGTTGGGGCATTTTTCAAGCATTCAGAGGCAACTCCTCCGTAAGCCCTGACGAGTCCTCCAGTTCCCAATTTAATACCACCAAAAtatctataaaaataaaatcaaatacaaCAATCAATGCATAGAGCAGTAGCAATAAGCGTAAAGCAGACAACAGAGAACAAAGTGCACACTTTTAAGAATAAATTTGTAAAACAAACGGAAGCGAATGCATTtcattgaagaaagaaatgcaGTTACCTGATGACAACCACCATAACTCTGTCAATTCCTGAAGATTCAATAGCAGAATGGATTGGTTTTCCGGCCGTTCCGGAAGGTTCACCGTCATCATTAGACCGGAATTGATCTCCAACCTGATCGGTACCTgatttgattaattaaaaaaacaatacaAACAGATTACCAAAtaacaagcaaaagaaaaagaaatggacGATTTCAAAACCCAAACCCTAACCTTGTACGCCCAACAATTGTGAGTAGCGCGTTGCTCTCGTACCTAAACCACCAAAACTTCATTTGCCACGGTTTTTCCTTTTGTGATGAAATCAAAGAACAAAAGTAGAATTAGCGTACCTGGGATAGGAACGATTGAGCGGATTGTTCGTCGGAGATGGGACCAGCGACGGCGATGAATTTGCTCTTCTTGATCTCTTTTTCGAATCTCACTATCTCCTTGATGCCCGTATACGCGCCGCCTCCACCACTCCTGTTGCTATTGCTGCTGGTTGCGGCGGCGGTGGTGACCATGGCTTTATTGGCTCCGGTGGCGACGCAGCAGCCTACTCCTGCAATTGAAACCAAGATTCGAATGCCTTGGTGGAGCTTGGTCGGCGCTACCTTCTGGTAGTATTTCTGGAAACTGAGATTGAAATTACGTGGCGTTATCGCTGCTACTGGCATTTGTCTCACACAAAACCCAAACACCGCTTTCTTCTTGTGCTAATGTGTATTGGACCTTCTGGGTTGTGATGGAAACCATTAACGCACGGTGTCGTTTCGCTTGGCGCCTAATCTTTTCCTTCCTTTATCTTCATGACCATGTTCTATTGGTTCGTTTATTTTTTCGAATTATCTCAGACTGAATTAGTTtgagtaaactgtcggtttacctCCTGAACTTTCActtcactttcgatttcccccctgaacttttccattggaaaattaaggactcaaactaatttttttagccaatttgccccctaccgttagtttttcatatattccatccatatttccgttaagtgagatcATGTCACAACATATGAGGgtagttaagttatttcactcttaaaaatgattaaaaaactgaaaataataaaaaaaacaaaactttccctctattttttcccgctaattcctatcctcgattttatttttccctctcattcctatgcatgagaaatgacatatggtgttattgtctaccatttttattttctctaacaaattaataatttgacaaatgctaatggtgctattgtctccaaagcagtgcattaatataagaaaacctagtcttttttatggacatgtttcttatattaatgcactgctttggagacaataacaccatgagcatttgtcaaattattaatttgttagagaaaataaaaatggtagtacatgcttcaaaaaaaagattaacttagctacttatgaagacaataacaccatatgttatttctcatgcataggaatgagagggaaaattaaaattgaggataggaattagcgggaaaaaatagaggaaaaattattattattatttattttcagtttttaatcatttttaaattgaaatgacttaactatcctcacatgttatgcacatggtctcacttaacggaaatatggatggaatatatgaaaaactaacagtaaggggcaaattggctaaaaaaattagtttgagtccttaattttccaatagaaaagttcaggggggaaatcgaaagtgaggtgaaagttcagggggtaaaccgacagtttacccAATTAGTTTTAAGAACTAAGCTGGATTAGATTAGAATAGATTAAATTGGACTTAATGAAGCATTTGGTGTAGTCTCCGACTAAAAGTAgataacaatattttttttctggaGAAAAAACTCTCTCCGTCTCTCCCTTTTCTTTGGTCAAACTATCTCTCCTCCTTTTTCTCCATCTCTTTCATTTTCCTTTCCATCCAACTCCTCCTCCCCCACCCTCTCAACCTTTTCATTTCCTCTCACAGCTTCATAATCGATTGTATATCTTCATAATTGACACCATTTTCCTATGTAATTGGCTCGAAggtgaaagataaaaaaaagtttgcgATCAGGGatttttatgttttctgggGTTTATGCTCCACATCAATCTCATCGTTGATTCAAGCTCATCccacaatttctttttttgtttgggtTCAAATTTTTCTGGATTTTCTGGTTGTTGGAAGTGAGGAAGAAGGAGATGGGAGGGGCAAAGTGGAGCAGAGATAGCAAAAGACCTGTCTTTGCCGTCGTTCGGGTCGACCCAAGTGCCAAAAAGGCGCTAGGTTTGCGGGATGATGGAGATTCGCGACAACCGTTTCTTGTTTGGTCATTGGAGAAGAAGGGTTAATGCTACTCATCCGGGTCACTGTTCTGATCCAATTCTGTGATTGCTTTGATCACAAGGAAGGAGGCGAAAATGCAAATGGGAAAAAGTAGTTTTAGTATGGGAATGTAATAAGTTGGGATTTAGTAGTATTTTAGTAAGTTGAGAGGATAGTTTTAATAtgttttgtttgtattgttgAGTTAGCACTCACTTGCTTGGTGAGTTTGTTATAACCTTTCGATTTTGGAGGCAACgattatgaatgaaaaatattgaaattccttcttctctctctctttctctgtgtAACTTCCATTGCCATAGGTTAACGTCGAACCCATATTCTGAGTGCTAACATTGGTATCACCCAATTTCTCTTGGTTCGCTTCCTGTGTGTATGCCCCGCCGACCCGTTATTGCTCACGCGACACCCATGGATGCTCATGTTTCAGCTCTGGAGGCCCTCATTACCTCTATCCACTCCGTCGTTGCTGAGGCGGTGAACTCGTATGTTTAGACTACCGTCTCCGAGGTCCTGGAGTCCAAACTACCTGTCCATTTGGATAATTATCTTTCGATGTATTTCGGGCAGTTTCACCGTGAACTCTCATTTTGCCTAGAGGGTGAGAGCTCTTCCGCTGTGATTTTCCCTGATCCATTCCCACCGCATGAGCTAGATCTGATTCAACTACCACGAAGTCTGAATTAGACTACGGGAGGTTATACTCTTCTCCAATCTTGGACTCCCTGTGTGGATTTCCCTCATTTCCTTGACGGTGATGATCTGTTAGCCTGGATCTACAAGGTCGACCAGTTATTCTTGTTCTACAACACGCAGGACAATCACCGAGTCCTAATGACCTCATTCCACCTTGAGGAGGAAACGATGCCATGGTTCAAATGGATGGACTATGCGCACACCATACCACGATGTGAGGATTTCACCAGAGCATTTTATCAAGAATTTGGTCCATTTAAATTTGGTGAAAATGCTAAATTGTTGTTCAAGCTCCGCCAAACAGGTACACTAAAAGATTATATAGCTAATTTCATGAGGTTAGCTAATCGAACTAGTGATTTAGGTCCGATTCACCTGAAGAGCTGTTTCTTGGGAGGCCTTAAACGTAAATTGAAATTCGATGTGAAACTTCTTAAGCCTGAAATTATGCACGGTGCTATAGTTATAGCAGTGCAATTGGATACCAAGATTTTTTAGAAGAGGTCTAATATAGCTACCATGAACCCTAAGCCTCAACCTATAGGGACTAATCCTCACATTGTACCTAGAACAGGAGCCTTGCCTATTAAGAAATTAAGTCTCGTTGAGATTCAACTAAAGCGAGAGAAGGGAATGTTGATTTTGCTCAGATAAATGGACTAAGGGTCACAAATGTGGTCTTAAACAGTTACTTGTGATTGATGAACTTGATCCTGGACTGTTTGAGGAATGTGTTGGTGAACCTAACCCTGAGTTACAATCCATGGAATTGAGTGAGTATGCCTTTTATGGTACTAGTGCTAGGCAATCTGTTTACATAATGAAGGTTAATGGCTCGGTGAATGGAAAATCTGTTAGGATTTTGTTGGACTCTGGTAATTCCCACAATTTCATAGATTCAAAGCTTTTAAGGCAGTGGGGCAACTAGCTCATTCTACTCAATTTTTTGAAGTTATGATTGCAGATAGGGGAAAGGTGAAAAGTTCTGGCTATTGTAGGTCTTCTTCTCTGTCTTTGGGAGGGTATGAGTGTGAAGTGGACCTTTATTCCCTTCCTCTATGAGGATGTAATGTTATATTGGGGGTTCAATGGTCTTCTACAATCAGCATTGTCCTTTGGGATTTCCAATTGTTGACAATGGAGTTCACAAAGAATCGGCAGCGTTATAAGTTGTATCATAATCCTCATGTGGAACCACTTATTCATGAAGTGTCCCTCCACCACTTGGATATTCAACTCACACTTGGGTCTCTTTCTGTATTCTATTGAAGATCCAAATGGAGAAATAAGTGATTTAGTACCATCTCAACTACAAGATTTGCAACTTCTCATTGTAGACTTTGAAGACTTGTTTGGGTTACCCTCTCAGCTACCCtcttcaaagatgcatgatcaTCATATTCCATTGGTGCCTGGTGCTAAACCTCCCAACATGCCTTATCATTATGGTCTATTGCAAAAGACTGAAATCGAGAAGGCTATCCAAGAATTGCTTGCTGCAGGGCTCATTCAACCAAGTCACATCCCCttttcatttcatgtccttttagtgaagaaaaatgaaggaacCTGGTCCGTGTGTATTGATTATAGAGAACTCAATACATTGACAATCAAGTATAAATATCATATTCCTTTGATCGATGACCTACTTGATGAGCTTTATGGTGCTACCTATTTCTCTAAGCTTGATCTTAGATCTGGATACCACCGTATTCTAATGCACCCTGATAATGTGCCTAAAACAACTTTCAGGACTCATGAAGGTCACTATGAGTTCTTAGTGATGCTTTTCGGCCTTACTAATGCTCCTGCAACCTTTCAGAGCTTGATGAATGACACGTGTTGGCCTTACTTCAGAAAATTTGTGTTGGTCTTCTTTGATGATTTGCTTATAAAAGTTGGGAGGAACATATGCAACATCTCAATACTGTTTTCCATATTTTGTAACTCAACTAACTATATCTCAAGAAATCTAAATGTTATATGGGCCAAAGAAGAGTTAAATATTTGGGGCATATAGTCTCTAGTAATGGGGTTGAAGTTGATCTagctaaattacaagcaatcaaGGAATGGCCTAAACCATAGACAGTCAAGCAATTAAGGGGGTTCCTTGGATTGATAGGTTACTACAGTAAGTTCATACCTGGCTATAGTACTATCTGTCAACCCTTGTATAACCTCACAAAGAATGATGGATTTCAATGGAATTGTGAAGCCACTGCAGCTTTTGAAAAGTTCAAGCTTACCATGGCCTTTTCACAAGTGTTAGCCCTACAAACTTCACTAAAACTTTTGAGATTGAGTGTGATGCCTCAGGAGAGGGAATAGGTGTTGTGCTACAACAAGATAAGAGGCCAATTGCATTTGCTAGCCAGACTTTAGGACCAAGAAACCAAGCCTTGTTTGCCTATGAGAGGGAGTTAATTGCAATTGTTTATACAGTTAAAAAATGGCAGAATTATCTCCAAGGCAGGCACTTTGTGATCAAGATTGACCACCATAGTCTCAAATACTTCTTAAGTTAAAGAGCCAACACCCCTTCCAACAAAAGTGGGTCTCCAAGCTCTTAGGGTTCAATTATGAGATATACTAGAAGGCTAGACATGAGAATATGGTAGCAAATGCCTTGTCCAGAATGCATGAAGTttctgaaggatttattttgaaaaacatgttcatttgagcaacatcatatagcatgcaattaacaattaaaggcggaatcatgcttgcatgcactcaaaaacaaaacattaccatgaaattcaaagcctagtagattggtgaaccaataatcaactcaaaacaaagtgagttgaaattattacctttgtagattcctctttgcataagcaaaggctaatcacccaaagagatagggccttcattccttgcttcttagatccatggatttggatggaaaaataggtttctccaagttcccaaaatagggaacctctaagtcttttcaccaaggtttgattgtagaagaaatgagtgaccttggagtagtaggattgctagatgtaccctccaaggtgttggcctctttagagagaaaatggagagacaattctcaccaattttcccccaaaataaacccttttaacactttatgaatatttggctataaaatcatttatatagtcacttctttaagtgacctaaacaaccaaaaccctaattcatttcatcatggccggccatttaggggattttgggcttttgggctttaatgaatcttcattcattaaattgtcatacaacttaagttaatgggcttgacgttcgaagcccattgggccttaaggtccaaaactatcccgaagtctttaacgaacttattcgtttgattaattaacatattaattaatccttgccataattaaatgattaaaccatttaatcattcttactcatttccgtttaatcttcaatctccaccttttatggtgtgcgatccattaggttccttttagcgaggtagtgggcgattaaaaccattttacatcgattgtgaattgaaactattttcaattctccctttagtgattacacacgtttagggcttccacaaaccatgagtgacacctagcagcatatcatggttacccaagctaatcagaagaggatagagaacctattcagtttgggattacaaatgcaatacggtccttctctaatctaatactcttgaccacattgtttggtatgatagtttatttattcatgtctactatccaatgtgattcgtgtgcttatatgatttccttgaatgtgatttggaacgcattccctaatctcattcatactctggccagagattccaaatcatatcatagagtattctccctcaactgtttgaaggttagagatcccttgttgcgcattcacttgtctccatagctaagtggcttaaccccaacgatgccgtggacaccccgagggggtgactttgacataatcaaagatcaaggacttaaccacaagacaactgtgatgcctcaggtcaaaggactactttgcattatcccaaccatgagttctcatgtgacatggaatataagaactcttcgttgatcacgttcagtgaactcattctctattgagcacctaccgtacttgtcttgatgtcacacacaccaataactagagactaatcactctccctgagagaagacatagtacgtactgatcttaacggactgtcaacgcccaattggcaatcctatgatcaggaacgtttaggatgtgtctacgaaagaatggtctcatgaatctaactttattagattacattctcccaatcacatattccttggactttatcgtttaagcatataacatttatatgagacggctcaaacaataatttatgccctttatatgttaaactggattagtttaacatgtgaaatgtccgtaaagtatcatcacatgattggctttagggcacatttccaacagtttcTACAAGTGAGGACTTGAGTACCATTTCCTTATTGAAGTATTTTTCTATCTCTTATCCCTATGAAGGTTGGTTAGATGACATTCAAATGTACAATGAGCATGATGAGTGGGTTATTCAGAGAACTTGAGAAGTGTTTGGATAGTAGGAATTCTACCACTGGTAGCTCTCTACTTGCCAAATTCTCTTTTGTGACTGGTTTTTTTGTGATACAAGCGAAGAATAGTATTGAGTTCAGATTCTAAATGGAAAAGTAGGCTCTTGGCTGAGTTCCACTCCACTTTTGCTGGTGGTCATCAAAGGGTTTTGAAAAGCTATCATAAGTTGGAGAACCAATTTTATTGGCAGGGCATGAAGAGAGATGTTAAGCAATTTATCTCTAATTGCCACATTTGCCAACAAAATAAGTATGAAACCACTTATCCAGCAGGTTTATTGCAGCCTCTAACCATTCCCACTAAAGTCTGAAATGATATAAGCATGGACTTTATAGTTGGATTACCTCTTTGCAAAGGTAAATCAGTGATCATGGTGCTTTATGATCGTTTATCCAAGTATGCACACTTTGTGGCACTCTCTCATCCTTACAGTGCTGTTGGTATTGCCCAGTTGTTTGTGGACCATATCTTTAAG
Above is a window of Malus sylvestris chromosome 15, drMalSylv7.2, whole genome shotgun sequence DNA encoding:
- the LOC126603602 gene encoding uncharacterized protein LOC126603602 — encoded protein: MPVAAITPRNFNLSFQKYYQKVAPTKLHQGIRILVSIAGVGCCVATGANKAMVTTAAATSSNSNRSGGGGAYTGIKEIVRFEKEIKKSKFIAVAGPISDEQSAQSFLSQVREQRATHNCWAYKVGDQFRSNDDGEPSGTAGKPIHSAIESSGIDRVMVVVIRYFGGIKLGTGGLVRAYGGVASECLKNAPTCLVKSKVRMGVEVPFDLLGILYHQLQSFHVEDIKQDYETGKDGITMVTYQVDFDRIEKLEEAIKNNCSRELVFYKH